The segment CTTATAAACAAACGGAGGTTTTTCGGGTCGTTTCTGGTCTTCGGCTGAATATTTCCGGTTGTATTCTTCCAGCAGTTTTTTCTGCATTGCTTCAGGGTATGTATCGAAGGCATCCCAGCCGCCAATTCCGGGAGCTTTTGACATGATGCTGTGGGTAACGGTAAAATCGTTCCAGCCCAGTTCCATCACCCCTTCGCTTCCTATCAGGCGGGTGATCCCCTTTTCTCCGGCGCCGCTGATAAAATTCACCCGCAGTGTTACCTGAAACTGTGGATGCTCAGGTGTTTCAGGATATTCCATCAGAGCCATCATCACATCGGGCACATCACGGCCGTCTTTCCAGTAACACAATTGTCCGGATGAAAAGATTTTAACGGGCCCGTAAGAACCAGTGATCAGATGAATACCTGAAAGAAGATGCACAAAAAGATCGCCCGAAACACCGGTGCCGAACTCCCTGTAATTTCTCCACCAGAAGAACTGTTTCGGATCGAACGGCCGGGGGGGAAGTCCTGCAGTATATCGTTTCCAGTCGACCGTCTGCTCGGAGGCATCAAGAGGCATGGTATATTCCCAAGCACCAAGGGCATCCTGCCTGTCGAAGGAAGCTTCAACCGAATTGAGCTGCCCCAGAATTCCTGCCCTGAACATCTCCTTCGCCTTCCACAGGGCAATACTGCTCACCCTCTGGCTTCCCACCTGCATCACCTTTCCGCTCTTTTTCCAGGTTTCAATTACATCCCGGCCTTCCTCAAATTTCTGTACCATTGGTTTCTCGCAGTAAACATGCTTTCCTGCTTTGAGAGCATCCATGGTAATGCGGGCATGATAATGGTCGCTGGTAGCTATAATAACTGCATCAATATCTTTGCGGCTGAGGATTTCCTGGTAATCGCGGGTAACGAACAGGTCTTTCCCGAATTTTTCCTTTGCCCTTTCCAGACGCCCGGTATAGAGATCACAGACAGCCACCAGCTTCACACCCGGCACTTTCAAAGCCGTTTCGATGTTCTGATGTCCCATAATCCCCACTCCGATGCAGGCTATGCGAAGGGTATCGTTCGGGCCGAATTTACCGGCCAGCAGCTGATTTTTCTGTTCTTCTCTTTCCTGTGCAGCCAGCAGAACACCGGAACTGCCTGTTGATAACACAGCCGCAGCAGCGGCAGTACGACGGATAAACTCCCTACGGTTTGTTGGTTTCATACTTCATTTTGCATTTGGTTAGTAATCAGTCAGTTTATCTATTTATTACTTTTCCCGCCGGCGAAAACATCGGAAACAGCCGCCGGATCTGTTGTTCATCGGGTTGCGCTCCGTACTCACATATTTCGAAGGCTTCGGTATATTTGACAGAGGGCAGTCGGTCCCTGCCATACCATTTTTCCAGCACAGGCTTTTGCGTTTCGGAAACGGCATAATAGGGAGCATAGTGTTTCATAAGCCAGTTAAAACGCTGGGCCGGGTCGGCGGGCACGTCTTTTTCGTAATGGCCAATCCATGGAAGCCATTCATACACCTGCGAAACATGGGCATCCAGAGCGCGGAACTTTTTTTCCAGCACAGGGGTTATATCGACAACAATGTCAGGCCGGAACGGATTAGGACGCTGAAAATGATCGCTCATATACAGAAAAACTGGATTATCATGAAGCGCCGGTGTACCGCTGAGAATATTCGGAACTGTCACCATATAGGCTGCATCCTGCACCAGGATACCTGTGTACCGGTGGTCGGGGTGGTAATCGTTGGTACGGTGCGTGATGACAATATCTGCCTTCCATTCCCTGATCAGCCTGATAACGGTAAAACGGTTTTCGAGGGTAGGCATCAGTTCACCATCATGGTTGTCAAGTACTTCATAAACAATGCCCAGACGGCG is part of the Bacteroidales bacterium genome and harbors:
- a CDS encoding PIG-L family deacetylase translates to MRKLFLFFFSFLLSFSLLAQNNPVRVLVIGAHPDDCDEGAGGLAALYAEAGCAVKFVSMTNGDKGHQSISGGVLASRRMEEAREAGRRLGIVYEVLDNHDGELMPTLENRFTVIRLIREWKADIVITHRTNDYHPDHRYTGILVQDAAYMVTVPNILSGTPALHDNPVFLYMSDHFQRPNPFRPDIVVDITPVLEKKFRALDAHVSQVYEWLPWIGHYEKDVPADPAQRFNWLMKHYAPYYAVSETQKPVLEKWYGRDRLPSVKYTEAFEICEYGAQPDEQQIRRLFPMFSPAGKVINR
- a CDS encoding Gfo/Idh/MocA family oxidoreductase; the protein is MKPTNRREFIRRTAAAAAVLSTGSSGVLLAAQEREEQKNQLLAGKFGPNDTLRIACIGVGIMGHQNIETALKVPGVKLVAVCDLYTGRLERAKEKFGKDLFVTRDYQEILSRKDIDAVIIATSDHYHARITMDALKAGKHVYCEKPMVQKFEEGRDVIETWKKSGKVMQVGSQRVSSIALWKAKEMFRAGILGQLNSVEASFDRQDALGAWEYTMPLDASEQTVDWKRYTAGLPPRPFDPKQFFWWRNYREFGTGVSGDLFVHLLSGIHLITGSYGPVKIFSSGQLCYWKDGRDVPDVMMALMEYPETPEHPQFQVTLRVNFISGAGEKGITRLIGSEGVMELGWNDFTVTHSIMSKAPGIGGWDAFDTYPEAMQKKLLEEYNRKYSAEDQKRPEKPPFVYKAPDGYDEHLDHFVNFFTAVRGGKPVVEDAEFGFRAAAPCLACNESYFKNKIIRWDPVNMKLV